A region from the Drosophila ananassae strain 14024-0371.13 chromosome 2L, ASM1763931v2, whole genome shotgun sequence genome encodes:
- the LOC6500419 gene encoding protein I'm not dead yet 2: protein MAEPDNKIGGGEAVKRCCSFHWRGKSSILIPIATLPVLVYGYLDGGKAFICMYLVLNMALFWISEAIPLYLTALFPVVFLPLFQILPSDQVCRFYFSDTVVMFLGGLIIALAIEYCNLHQRIALTVILIVGCSPRRLHLGLTMVTCFISLWISNSAATAMMCPIVKAVLNEMEASNIFAIYKTQEEEPMEEGDPPHPSTISMSFYFAVAYASTIGGCGTLIGTGTNLTYKGLYETRFPDSEDKITFPLFMMYSLPFVVVVLVVLCWISLQITHMGLFRPNSKVGQEVKKGGEAQDVVKAVIKERKNDLGKMSCHEIQVALLFILMVILLFTRSPGFFPGWADFLNAKKIDSGPPVWAATMLLFALPTQYTFFKYCCGKAPFPGQTLDACMSWVYTHKYTPFGLCFLLGGGFALAEGSRVSGMAKMLGDSLAFAANMPAALVVGMCIIISIFCTAFASNVAMCNILIPIFSEMALAIKVHPITLTLPAALACSLAFHLPVSTPPNAIISGYAGIKTKYMAAAGVLPSFWAFWCLLITGALWTRVIYPNSSSFPDWAT from the exons ATGGCGGA ACCAGATAATAAAATAGGTGGTGGGGAGGCCGTGAAACGATGCTGCAGTTTCCATTGGAGAGGAAAGTCATCTATCCTAATACCCATTGCGACGTTGCCAGTGTTAGTGTATGGGTACCTTGATGGCGGAAAGGCATTTATTTGCATGTATCTGGTCTTAAACATGGCACTTTTCTGGATAAGCGAAGCTATTCCCCTTTATTTAACCGCATTGTTTCCGGTCGTGTTTTTGCCACTCTTCCAAATTTTG CCCTCCGACCAAGTATGCCGTTTTTACTTCAGTGATACAGTGGTTATGTTTCTCGGTGGCTTGATAATCGCTTTAGCGATAGAGTATTGTAATCTTCATCAGCGCATCGCCTTGACAGTTATTCTTATAGTGGGCTGCAGTCCAAGGCG ATTGCATCTCGGCTTAACAATGGTCACCTGCTTTATATCGCTTTGGATTTCAAACTCTGCGGCAACTGCTATGATGTGTCCAATTGTAAAAGCCGTTCTAAACGAAATGGAAGCG tccaatatttttgcaatttacaAAACCCAGGAAGAGGAACCAATGGAGGAAGGCGA TCCACCACATCCGTCGACAATCTCAATGTCCTTTTATTTTGCCGTTGCGTATGCCTCAACTATTGGCGGATGTGGCACTCTAATTGGAACAGGAACTAATTTGACCTACAAAGGTCTGTACGAAAC GCGATTTCCCGACTCCGAGGACAAAATTACCTTCCCCCTTTTTATGATGTATTCGCTTCCATTCGTTGTGGTCGTTCTAGTTGTTCTCTGCTGGATTTCCCTTCAAATAACTCACATGGGTTTGTTTCGACCCAACAGTAAGGTGGGTCAGGAGGTAAAAAAAGGAGGTGAGGCGCAGGATGTCGTTAAAGCCGTGATCAAGGAACGCAAGAACGATCTGGGCAAGATGAGCTGCCATGAGATTCAGGTAGCCCTTCTGTTCATCCTTATGGTTATTTTGCTTTTTACTCGATCGCCAGGATTCTTTCCTGGCTGGGCCGACTTTCTGAATGCAAA AAAGATAGATAGTGGTCCCCCAGTGTGGGCGGCAACCATGTTGCTCTTTGCACTGCCTACACAGTACACATTCTTCAAGTACTGCTGTGGCAAGGCTCCTTTTCCAGGACAAACATTGGATGCCTGCATGTCCTGGGTCTATACCCACAAGTATACCCCATTCGGCTTGTGCTTTTTGCTGG GAGGAGGGTTTGCTTTGGCGGAGGGCAGTCGGGTAAGCGGAATGGCAAAAATGCTGGGCGACTCCCTTGCGTTTGCCGCAAATATGCCCGCCGCACTTGTGGTGGGGATGTGCATCATAATTTCAATATTCTGCACGGCATTTGCCTCTAACGTGGCAATGTGCAACATTCTGATCCCGATATTCTCAGAGATG GCTCTCGCCATCAAGGTGCATCCAATCACACTAACATTGCCAGCAGCATTGGCTTGCAGCTTGGCTTTTCATTTGCCAGTGAGCACGCCACCAAATGCAATCATATCGGGCTATGCGGGCATCAAGACAAAATACATGGCAGCGGCCGGGGTACTGCCATCATTTTGGGCTTTTTGGTGTCTTCTTATAACTGGAGCCTTATGGACCCGGGTGATCTATCCGAATTCAAGTTCGTTCCCCGATTGGGCAACATAA
- the LOC6500121 gene encoding S-formylglutathione hydrolase isoform X2: MTIELVTLSKSFGGEQRVYRHKSATLECEMTFGVFLPPAALEEKKRCPVLFFLSGLTCTHENFIQKSGFQQYAAKHNLIVVNPDTSPRGVNIAGQDDSYDFGSGAGFYVDAKLEPWSKHYKMYSYVTQELVDVVNANLPVVPGKRGIFGHSMGGHGALICALKNPGLYQSVSAFAPIANPTKTAWGEKALTGYIGPNPADWAEWDATSLVSQYESTPQELFIDQGAKDNFMNNLLPENLLSAAAGNDHIQTIYKLREGYDHSYFYIASFIAEHFAYHASLLKAA; this comes from the coding sequence ATGACGATCGAACTGGTAACCCTATCCAAGTCCTTTGGAGGCGAGCAGCGCGTCTATCGCCACAAATCCGCCACTCTCGAATGCGAGATGACCTTTGGTGTCTTCTTGCCACCGGCTGCTCTGGAAGAGAAAAAGCGTTGTCCGGTACTGTTCTTCCTAAGTGGTCTGACTTGCACTCATGAGAACTTCATCCAGAAGAGTGGATTTCAGCAGTATGCCGCCAAACACAATCTTATTGTCGTAAATCCCGACACCTCGCCGCGAGGCGTGAACATAGCCGGCCAGGATGATTCTTACGATTTTGGTAGTGGAGCCGGTTTCTACGTGGACGCCAAGTTGGAGCCATGGTCAAAGCACTACAAAATGTACAGCTACGTGACCCAAGAACTGGTTGATGTGGTTAACGCGAATCTGCCAGTGGTTCCGGGAAAACGAGGTATCTTTGGCCACAGCATGGGCGGACATGGTGCGTTGATTTGTGCCCTAAAGAATCCCGGACTTTACCAATCAGTTTCTGCTTTTGCTCCAATCGCCAATCCTACAAAGACTGCATGGGGTGAAAAAGCCTTAACCGGCTACATCGGCCCCAACCCTGCCGACTGGGCCGAGTGGGATGCCACGAGCTTGGTGTCTCAGTACGAGAGCACGCCGCAGGAGCTTTTTATCGACCAGGGAGCAAAGGACAACTTCATGAATAATTTGCTTCCGGAAAACCTCCTTTCAGCGGCAGCAGGCAACGATCACATCCAGACAATATACAAGCTCCGCGAGGGCTACGATCACAGCTACTTTTACATCGCCTCTTTTATCGCAGAACATTTCGCCTACCATGCTTCACTACTGAAAGCGGCCTGA
- the LOC6500120 gene encoding opsin Rh3, protein MGMESVNVSSSVFVNVSTALRPEARLSAETRLLGWNVPPEELRHIPEHWLSYPEPPESMNYLLGTLYIFFTIMSMIGNGLVIWVFTAAKSLRTPSNILVINLAFCDFMMMIKTPIFIYNSFHQGYALGHLGCQIFGIIGSYTGIAAGATNAFIAYDRFNVITRPMEGKMTHGKAIAMIIFIYMYATPWVVACYTETWGRFVPEGYLTSCTFDYLTDNFDTRLFVGCIFFFSFVCPTTMITYYYSQIVGHVFSHEKALRDQAKKMNVESLRSNVDKNKETAEIRIAKAAITICFLFFCSWTPYGVMSLIGAFGDKSLLTPGATMIPACACKMVACIDPFVYAISHPRYRMELQKRCPWLAINEKAPESSAVASTSTTQEQQQTTAA, encoded by the coding sequence ATGGGCATGGAGTCCGTCAACGTGTCGTCGAGTGTTTTTGTCAACGTGTCCACCGCACTGCGGCCGGAGGCGCGTCTTTCCGCCGAGACGCGCCTGCTGGGCTGGAATGTGCCGCCGGAGGAACTGCGTCACATCCCGGAGCATTGGCTTTCGTATCCGGAACCACCAGAATCGATGAACTATCTGCTGGGCACGCTCTACATCTTCTTCACAATTATGTCGATGATCGGCAATGGACTCGTCATCTGGGTCTTTACGGCGGCCAAGTCGCTGAGAACTCCGTCGAATATTTTAGTTATCAATCTGGCCTTTTGTGATTTCATGATGATGATCAAGACACCTATCTTCATCTACAACAGCTTTCACCAGGGCTACGCCTTGGGACACTTGGGCTGCCAGATCTTCGGGATAATTGGATCGTACACGGGAATCGCTGCAGGTGCCACAAATGCCTTCATCGCCTACGATCGTTTTAATGTGATCACTCGGCCCATGGAGGGCAAGATGACCCACGGCAAGGCGATCGCCATGATTATATTCATCTACATGTACGCCACACCCTGGGTGGTGGCCTGCTACACGGAAACCTGGGGTCGATTTGTGCCGGAGGGTTACCTGACCTCATGCACCTTTGACTATCTGACCGATAACTTCGATACGCGCCTCTTTGTCGgttgcatatttttcttcAGCTTCGTGTGCCCCACTACGATGATCACCTACTACTACTCGCAGATTGTGGGCCATGTTTTTAGCCACGAAAAAGCCCTAAGGGATCAAGCCAAGAAGATGAACGTGGAGTCGCTGCGCTCCAATGTCGACAAGAACAAGGAGACGGCCGAGATCCGAATCGCCAAGGCGGCCATAACCATTTGCTTCCTGTTCTTCTGCTCCTGGACCCCGTACGGTGTTATGTCCCTGATCGGAGCCTTCGGGGACAAGAGTCTCCTAACCCCAGGTGCCACGATGATCCCGGCCTGTGCCTGCAAAATGGTGGCCTGCATCGATCCCTTCGTATATGCCATCAGCCATCCCAGATACCGCATGGAGCTGCAGAAGCGCTGTCCCTGGCTGGCCATCAACGAGAAGGCACCGGAGTCCTCGGCAGTCGCCtccaccagcaccacccaAGAGCAGCAGCAGACCACCGCCGCCTAA
- the LOC6500420 gene encoding E3 ubiquitin-protein ligase RNF113A yields MSEQAASTSAFGFKKRNINKGAAMRRKKQSSSSNDSAKSSDEDANSKTSALVRAENRRKRTNPNYQSTKTLSKRKAGVADADSSSSASEDDKLGVAYKSKREALPSGPQDQGATAINEMDTELDRDAQAIHARSIKINEELGGKEDDKIYRGINNYAQYYKKQDTAAGNASSGMVRSGPIRAPAHLRATVRWDYQPDICKDYKETGYCGFGDSCKFLHDRSDYKAGWQLEMDHENQRRGDCDSDGDDAKYEIHSDEESLPFKCHICRQSFVNPVVTKCKHYFCEKCALAQYKKSQRCIICSQQTNGIFNPAKELIARLKANPMENSDSDADIDAEDEKADDEKPQEISSEESD; encoded by the exons ATGTCGGAACAAGCTGCCAGCACCTCGGCTTTTGGATTCAAAAAGCGAAACATCAACAAAGGAGCCGCCATGCGCAGGAAGAAGCAAAGCAGTAGCAGCAATGACTCGG CAAAAAGCAGCGACGAGGACGCAAATAGCAAAACCAGTGCATTAGTCCGAGCGGAAAATCGAAGAAAGCGCACAAATCCAAACTATCAGAGCACCAAAACTTTGAGCAAAAGAAAGGCGGGAGTCGCCGATGCCGACTCCTCTTCATCTGCTTCCGAGGACGACAAACTGGGCGTAGCGTACAAGTCCAAACGAGAAGCCTTGCCCAGTGGACCACAGGATCAGGGAGCAACAGCCATCAATGAAATGGACACTGAATTGGATCGCGATGCTCAGGCCATTCATGCTAGATCCATCAAGATCAATGAGGAACTGGGAGGCAAAGAGGACGATAAGATCTACCGCGGAATAAATAATTATGCACAGTACTACAAAAAGCAGGACACGGCAGCTGGGAACGCTAGTTCCGGAATGGTGCGCAGTGGTCCAATAAGAGCACCGGCACATCTCCGAGCCACCGTGAGGTGGGATTACCAGCCGGATATCTGCAAAGATTACAAGGAGACTGGCTACTGCGGTTTCGGCGACAGCTGCAAGTTTTTGCACGATCGCAGTGACTACAAGGCCGGCTGGCAACTGGAAATGGATCATGAGAACCAGCGCCGTGGTGACTGTGATTCAGACGGAGACGATGCAAAATATGAGATTCACTCAGACGAGGAGTCGCTGCCCTTTAAGTGTCACATCTGCCGGCAGAGTTTCGTCAATCCTGTGGTAACCAA ATGCAAACATTACTTTTGTGAAAAGTGCGCCTTGGCTCAGTACAAAAAGTCGCAACGCTGTATTATTTGCTCCCAGCAAACTAATGGCATTTTCAATCCCGCCAAGGAACTTATAGCGCGTCTCAAAGCTAATCCTATGGAAAATTCTGATAGCGATGCAGACATTGATGCGGAAGATGAAAAGGCAGATGATGAAAAACCTCAAGAGATCTCTTCCGAAGAAAGTGATTAA
- the LOC6500121 gene encoding S-formylglutathione hydrolase isoform X1: MERNPLRLPSVSGRSSFIYSITKHSFRPKRFGVLSFGHIMTENMTIELVTLSKSFGGEQRVYRHKSATLECEMTFGVFLPPAALEEKKRCPVLFFLSGLTCTHENFIQKSGFQQYAAKHNLIVVNPDTSPRGVNIAGQDDSYDFGSGAGFYVDAKLEPWSKHYKMYSYVTQELVDVVNANLPVVPGKRGIFGHSMGGHGALICALKNPGLYQSVSAFAPIANPTKTAWGEKALTGYIGPNPADWAEWDATSLVSQYESTPQELFIDQGAKDNFMNNLLPENLLSAAAGNDHIQTIYKLREGYDHSYFYIASFIAEHFAYHASLLKAA, encoded by the exons ATGGAAAGGAATCCGTTGCGCCTGCCAAGTGTCAGTGGTAGAAGTTCCTTTATCTATTCAATAACAAAGCATTCATTCAGACCCAAAAGGTTTGGCGTTCTCAGTTTTGGCCACATAATGACCGAG AACATGACGATCGAACTGGTAACCCTATCCAAGTCCTTTGGAGGCGAGCAGCGCGTCTATCGCCACAAATCCGCCACTCTCGAATGCGAGATGACCTTTGGTGTCTTCTTGCCACCGGCTGCTCTGGAAGAGAAAAAGCGTTGTCCGGTACTGTTCTTCCTAAGTGGTCTGACTTGCACTCATGAGAACTTCATCCAGAAGAGTGGATTTCAGCAGTATGCCGCCAAACACAATCTTATTGTCGTAAATCCCGACACCTCGCCGCGAGGCGTGAACATAGCCGGCCAGGATGATTCTTACGATTTTGGTAGTGGAGCCGGTTTCTACGTGGACGCCAAGTTGGAGCCATGGTCAAAGCACTACAAAATGTACAGCTACGTGACCCAAGAACTGGTTGATGTGGTTAACGCGAATCTGCCAGTGGTTCCGGGAAAACGAGGTATCTTTGGCCACAGCATGGGCGGACATGGTGCGTTGATTTGTGCCCTAAAGAATCCCGGACTTTACCAATCAGTTTCTGCTTTTGCTCCAATCGCCAATCCTACAAAGACTGCATGGGGTGAAAAAGCCTTAACCGGCTACATCGGCCCCAACCCTGCCGACTGGGCCGAGTGGGATGCCACGAGCTTGGTGTCTCAGTACGAGAGCACGCCGCAGGAGCTTTTTATCGACCAGGGAGCAAAGGACAACTTCATGAATAATTTGCTTCCGGAAAACCTCCTTTCAGCGGCAGCAGGCAACGATCACATCCAGACAATATACAAGCTCCGCGAGGGCTACGATCACAGCTACTTTTACATCGCCTCTTTTATCGCAGAACATTTCGCCTACCATGCTTCACTACTGAAAGCGGCCTGA